Below is a genomic region from Brassica oleracea var. oleracea cultivar TO1000 chromosome C9, BOL, whole genome shotgun sequence.
GATCTTCCATCATCCTTATTACCCTCAACCTTTTTGCCCCAAGACGATTCTCCATCATCCTTGATAACGTCATCAACCTTTTTACCCCATGAAGATCCTCCATCGTCCTTCTTACCCCACGTTGAGCCTCCATCATCCTTCTTGCCCCAAGAAGACCCTCCATCATCTTTAACATTGTCGTTCTTCTTACCCCACGATGATCCTCCCTGGTTCCCGTCGGAGCCTTTATCCTGTTGCCCCCAGGAAACTCCCTCTTTGTTACTTGCGCTGGAATTTCCATCTTTGTTGCCCCAAGTAGATTCTCCATTTCCTTTTCCCAAATCAGAATCTGATCCCGTTTTCTTTCCCCAAGAAGATTCTTCTTTCTTCTGGCTTGATTCTTCAACTAGTTTACCCCATGCTGAGTCATCGTTTTGTTTATTACCATCAGAGCTTCCACCATGCTTACCCCAAGAACCTGAATCTTCAACATTGGAAGTTGAAGCTCCTTGTTTTCCCCAAGAAGCTTCAACTTTTGGAGTACTTGCATCTCCCCAAGTACCAACAGTGCTAGCTTCAGGAGCAGGTGGTTTACCCCAGGCATTCCAACCAGCGGATTGATCACCAGCAGAGTCAGGTTTGTTCTCAGCTGCTGTGTTGCCCCACGTTGTAGTGTTATCTTCGGACGTGCCTGCTCCTTTTGCCCAGTCTACCAAACGAGAAAGATGGAAAGTTACAAGAATATTAGCTGACTAGTCAGATAAAATAAGGAAGCAGGTTAGAATATCTTATAAAATGTTCATATGCTTCAAAGTATCTAAGTTCAGAGACGTATGTCATGTGTACTTGAAGTCTAACTGAGTGAAATTGAAGGTAAGCAAGAAACACCAACCTCCATTGTTGCCTTCTGTTGTTCCAATCATGTCAAATTGTTGAAAGGAACCCATCCCAGCATCCCCACTTGATAGCAACAGACAAGAGTAGTGTAAGCGAAGTTGGCATTTAACAGAAAGGACAATGGATGATATAACTACATAAAGGAAGAAATGTCTCAGCGCAGAGTATTCTAGGAAATTACCTCATACTTGGCACAGTATTTCTGTCACGAACCTCAGCAAGATGCTCACTTTTAACTGAAGCACACGATTGAAAATTTTCAGAAGCACAGCAGAAAGTATTGAATCGAAGGTGTAAACACATGAAAACAAACCTGTGAAAATTTTATGCTGGGAATCAAGCTTCACTGTGATATCAGAATAACGCAACGCTATTACACGGCAGAGATACCCCTTCAGTGGACCTACACGTATCCTCAGCTTTTGGCCTATAGAATACATGCTACCTTTGTCTCCCTGGTTGGCTGCATATGATGATAATTCATGAGAAGACTAAAAGGGTATTAATAGAAGCTAGGTAATAATAACTCTCCAAACAATAATACATACAGTTAATGTATTTCTCCTTGGGCTGCTGCTGCCACTCTTTTTCAGGAGATAGTGGCGATTTCGGAGAGGATGTACAATCTCCAAAAGCAGAAGCATCAAATCCACCAGTCTGAGAGAAAAAAAAGAACGTCATTAGAACATGAAGATCTGTCATTTGCAGGGACTGGACTATATCGTACCTTGTCATTGGATTCTTCAGTAAAAAGTTTAACTTTCTCACACGATTGTGATTTGCAACACAAGTATCCACCATTTTCTTCCTCACCCTCCGCATAAAGAAATATAATCCCTCTGTACACTTGCCTCACAACTCCTTGTTTACCCTGAAATTGTATTTTATGCATCAGAAGTAAGAAGCTTTTACACAATTTCACCACCAAATCATGTGAAAGAAAAGTGCTACAGAAACAAACAGGATGATAGATTAATAAATATACCTCAGATGGGCCTTTGGCAATCTTCACAACATCACCGATCAAAATCTGTTTGTTATTTAGATCCAGGGCAGAAAATTTTGAATCGAACGGTTCCTGCATCTCCTTTTTTCCAACACTGACTACAACAGGTCCATCAGAACCTTCTTTCAGAACCTGGTATCATGCAACTCATCAGGGACAGGCCATATAGTGAAATATGAGAAGTTGAATAACTAACTACATACCTTGTAACCGTCACCTTTGTCATCCACTCCCACAATCAGACCAAAGTCTTTTCGACTACAAAGGGAAAGAAATGAAGTGATTAACATATGAAATTACAACAAAGAAGCAAAAGTATGGACGAGTCCATACCTGAAACAAACTAGATTATATAACTCATGGCTACTCTCTGACTGAGATTCTGAAGATCCTTCTCCTTTTCCACCCCCTGATGCTTCTCCTTTCTCAACCCCTTTGCCAGCGGGAATACTCTTCTTCTTCTTCTTTTCTTCACCATAAATTTCGGAAATCCACTCCACGTCACCAGTTTCTTTCTCTTCTAAAGGAGTGAATTTTAGTATCTCCTCCTTTGACGGTTTAACCCCACAGGAAGTGAGTGAATCCAAGGATACTTTTTTGTACACGAAGCCATCTTTCAGCATCAGGCTATCAAGATGCTCAAAAGTCATTCCAGTGTCACGATCACGTCTCACTTGAATGATGGGTCTGAACTCCCTGTGAAAAAAAATAGGAGACAAGATATATTAATAATTGTTTTACCAAACGAGAAGAAAAGATCAAGTTTCCTTACTCAAGCTCGCTTGAACTGATCAACCTAGGAGCTGGGTTCAGGCCTTTTTGGACAGAAACACCTCCACCCTGCACAAAAGGTTACAAAGCAAATGATAAGCTAGAGAACTGTGGTAAATAAGCGTGAAGATAGGGTAGCTACGTATTTTTGGGTAAGTGCCGCTATATCAATCCTTGGAATCAACTTTATCAGAGCTTTTCCCCGAGTGTCACTCACAGCCACAACCTACAAGTACATAGAGCATAACAGTTAGTAAGCCTTAAGAAGACAACAAGATGGAAAGAAAACATATAAAGAAACCAAAGGACATTGTACCTGAGCAAGATCTCCTTTGTATTTACCACTCTTAATACGAGCCCATGTTCCCTCAGAAAAGGTTTTGGTTTTTCTTTGTACAGTGAGCAGATGTGGAGCTTCAGATTTAGGAAGTAGCATCATCCGAGTGGCGTAGATGCCGTTCAAACTCATGCATGCCTAGGAAAAACGAAAAATCAGAATATCATACACGTTATAATAATCCCAAAGTTACGTACTCTCAAAATGTTTATTACCTCAAGAACATCCTGTTCCTTGTCAGCTTCTATGAAGATAAACCCCTTGACATGCTCCACAAAGAACACCGACAAGATCTTTAGTTTGGTCCCTATCTTCCGCAGCTCGACAAATTTGTGCATGAGACAGAAGACTGAATGCTTCTCCTTTCCAATCTACAAGCATAAAACCAAATGAAGTCAGCAGAAGCAAAAAAACATATTGGGTTAAAGCATAAGCAGAAGAAGC
It encodes:
- the LOC106318059 gene encoding protein RNA-directed DNA methylation 3, with the protein product MDRKGKGKQIAGAGSSSGKKRKGGVEFRDEGLRINSKRKKPGVLQFFEESAEVGYYGGSSDEECDMDDLFNDMENEPEVETSGKDDKGGKGKGSSSFVFPKEEEMNEDDYDRMMEERYKPGSGFVRYAADDVKSSIEMDALVPTAHDPPIWKIKCAIGKEKHSVFCLMHKFVELRKIGTKLKILSVFFVEHVKGFIFIEADKEQDVLEACMSLNGIYATRMMLLPKSEAPHLLTVQRKTKTFSEGTWARIKSGKYKGDLAQVVAVSDTRGKALIKLIPRIDIAALTQKYGGGVSVQKGLNPAPRLISSSELEEFRPIIQVRRDRDTGMTFEHLDSLMLKDGFVYKKVSLDSLTSCGVKPSKEEILKFTPLEEKETGDVEWISEIYGEEKKKKKSIPAGKGVEKGEASGGGKGEGSSESQSESSHELYNLVCFSRKDFGLIVGVDDKGDGYKVLKEGSDGPVVVSVGKKEMQEPFDSKFSALDLNNKQILIGDVVKIAKGPSEGKQGVVRQVYRGIIFLYAEGEEENGGYLCCKSQSCEKVKLFTEESNDKTGGFDASAFGDCTSSPKSPLSPEKEWQQQPKEKYINSNQGDKGSMYSIGQKLRIRVGPLKGYLCRVIALRYSDITVKLDSQHKIFTVKSEHLAEVRDRNTVPSMSGDAGMGSFQQFDMIGTTEGNNGDWAKGAGTSEDNTTTWGNTAAENKPDSAGDQSAGWNAWGKPPAPEASTVGTWGDASTPKVEASWGKQGASTSNVEDSGSWGKHGGSSDGNKQNDDSAWGKLVEESSQKKEESSWGKKTGSDSDLGKGNGESTWGNKDGNSSASNKEGVSWGQQDKGSDGNQGGSSWGKKNDNVKDDGGSSWGKKDDGGSTWGKKDDGGSSWGKKVDDVIKDDGESSWGKKVEGNKDDGRSSWGKKVEGNKDDGGSSWGKKVEGNKDDGGSAWGKKVDCNKDDGESAWGKKVDCNKDDGGSSWGKKDDGNKDEGSSWGKKVESGSSWGNKDGGSSWAKKDDGGSSWGKKDDGGYSEQTFDRGGRGFGGRRGGGRRGGRDQFGRGRSFGHSEDQAPWSKPGGGGGSSWGKQDNGGGGSSWGKDNDAGGGSSWSKQNNAGGGGGSSWSKDNDAGGGSSWGKQNNSGGGGSSWGQEKDAGGGSSWGKQGSDGGGSSWGKKNDASGGGSSWGKQGSDGGGSSWGKESDGGGSSWGQENNAGGGGSSWGKQGSDGGGSSWGKKSDVGGGGSSFGQENNAGGGSSWGKQGSDGGGSSWGKKNDAGGGGGSSWGQQGGGGGSAWGKQNNDGGGGQSWSKQDDGGSKPWGEQSGGRGFGGRRGGGFRGGFRGGRNQSGRDGGGRSFESSGWKRDNQENTTWKSNQSGGSDWKKGWGEDSNSAKPSDSSSAGGNWGSWDTSSKKETNAGGAWGSNSKKETIAGAGDKPSNENKAAAAWGTTANDQENAGNNNDGWGKKPSDDVKTSGEADNAWGGKTNAGASSSSGSAW